In Thermosphaera sp., the sequence TTCCTTTAATTTTTTGATTTCGTCCTCCGAGTATCCGAGTTCCCTTAATACTTGCTTAGTGTCTTCACCTAGTACTGGAGGTGCTTTAACGCTTACAGGCCTTTCTCCATTAACGTAGCCGGGGGATGTTAGTTGAGGTATACTTCCTAATTTAGCGTGTTTGACTTGGAAAACCATACCTTGGCTGCTAACGTAGGGATCTTTGAAAACCTCATCTAACTCGTACACTGGTGCAGCGGGTACTCCGGCTTCTTCCAGTTTTTTGATCCAATAGTCCCTAGTGTTTGTTGAGAAAATCTCTTGGAGAAGGTGAATTAATAAATCTCTATTTGCAACTCGATCTGGATTCGTTCTAAAGCGTGGATCACTTGTCAACTCCTCGTGTCCGATGGCTTTGCAGAAGTTTATCCATAATCTATCATTGGCTGCCGCAACAATGAACCATTTACCTTCACTGTCCTGAAAAGCCTGATATGGTACCATAGAGGGGTGTGCATGACCCATTCTCCTCGGCTTTCTTCCAGTAGTCAGATACATCATGGGGACATAGCACATCGAGAAAATGGCGGTGTCATACATTGGTATCTCTAGCTTTACTGGCCTAACGTTGCTGTAAAGACTTGCGAGTATGTAGTTGACTGCTACTAAGCCGGTTATTACATCAAATAGAGCGAAACTCACCCTGACAGGCGGAGCTCCTTCCTCACCGGTGGTAGTCATCAATGCCGACATTGCTTGAATAATTAGATCATAAGCAGGTTTTTGCTCATAGATGCTGTCCTTTTTAAACCCCTTGATGCTAGCGTATATGAGATTCGGATTTAATTTCACGAGCGTCTCGTAATCTACACCTAGTTTCTCGGCAACCCCAGGTCTAAAGTTTTCTATGACTACGTGCACCTTCTTGACGAGTTCATAAATTATTTTCAATCCCTCGGGATCTTTCAAATTTACAACAACACTCTTCTTTCCTCTGTTAATAGAGAGATAATAGGAGCTCTCCCCATTAACGAATGGAGCCCAAGTCCTCGTTTCATCTCCGGTCGGAGACTCTATCTTGATGACCTCTGCACCGAGGTCAGCTAACACCATTGTTGCGAAAGGACCTGCAAGGGTGTGACTTAAATCGAGGATTTTAAGCCCCTTAAGCAGCATTACGATTCACCAATAGATTGATAATTCATTGAAGTTAAAATTTATTTTTTGAAGATTTCAAAACCACAGGTTTAACCCCTTCTTTGTCAATGGTGAAAAGCGTCCATACAGCCTTGTGTGGAACTCCTTTCATCTTTCTGACTAGTATTTGTCTTAAGGAAATTTCAAGCTCTCCGAGTTCCCTCTCCTTTAGGCTTCCTAACTCGATTATTCCATCGACGAGATGTTCAATGTTGAGGAGATATGATAAGAAATCTTCAGTTGAGGTATGAAGCGATGCTATCGTCGCAACACCCCGGTGTTTGGCTATGTTTGCTCGAATAGTTTTGACAAATTCAATGATCCTAGTAGGATCGAGAGTTATCATGATTTCATTTAAACTATCTATTATCAGCACTCCTGTATTGTTCATTTTAAATGAGTCGACATTCTTTATGAGGGAGTAAACCACGCTCTCTATGTCGTTGGGATTGACCTCATCGATCACCATTGGGTGCGCCCTGCCCTTCTTACCTTTTATCAGGTAACTGAACCCGTCTATAATGCCAAACCTTTGTTCCCTGAATGCGGTTTCGACGTCGGTATTATAGGATTTCAATTGCTCTACTATCGTTGCTGGGTCGTCGTCAAGAGTCAAGTATAAGAGAGGCTCGCCCTCGGTGATCACCGATTTAGCAATATTTGCCAGCAAGACGCTTTTTCCTGCCCCTCCTTCTCCAGCTATAATTATGAGGGAGTTTCTCTTAACCCCTTCTGGTAGAACGTAGAGTAAAATATCTACATTAAATACGATCTTATTGCTTGACAAAATTATCACACAATACAAAATGTTACATAGCCCTCTAATAAATCAGACGTGTTTTCTGAAACTCAAGGATGACGTATATTTGCAGAGTTTATCAAGAATCAAATTGGCTCTCGATCCGGGAATAAATCTGAATCTTGAACGTAATCCTTCCCTAGCTTCAACGCGATCTCCGCCTTACACAGTTCTCTACCCAGATAATAGAAGTGTTCAGGCTTCGTTGCCAACTTTCTCTGCAAGATTTCACCAATAATCAGCGATGGGTCGTCTCCAATAATCGATATACTTGGAACCATAGATCCATGGTAGTAATGTTCTACAATTATGGACTTGCCCGCGTGATCCACGTAGATCTTGAAATACCCAGCGGGGTCGGCCGTGTGGGGGACACGTTTGCTGGCTACAGCAGCATTTTGAACGTCTTTGGGTCTAACACCTCTACGCCTCTTATCTTTGCAGACGAGTAGATTGAGCGTGAAATCTTTTGGGTACCGCCCCTTCTCTCTCGCAAGAAGCGCCATCTCTATCGCTGTCTTGAACTCCCTTATAGAATTAGTTGTCTTAACGCTTGCTTCGGTTAAAAGGAATAATTCTACACCTATCTCAACACCTATTGTTGCTAGAACAGCGTTTACTCCAATACTGTCTGCATCGATGAGTTCTACATAATTACTGACCCCCATTAGCATGGGGACGTCGGGAAAATGCTTCTTTACTTGGATGTACGCGTATACGGATTCTACGAACCCCTTCATCGGGGGGTAGAGGACAGGATCTAGAAGGATCTTCTTATGCCCTTGCCTCAGACCTTCCTCTAGACCTTTCTTTAAACTGATCACTTTCTCATCAGCGGAGATTGCATTGTGGTCTGGGATTATTACTATGGCTGTTTTCTCAAACGACTGTTTGAATAATGATTTTTGAAGAAACTCGGGGGTGAAACTGAGAAGAATGTCGAATTCCCCATCTTGTAAGGAAGCTATCTCTTCTTGGCGTGGGAAGTCTACCCCAAGTGGAACGTCTAGCTTCTTTCTTATCGATTTTGAGACATCTAGTAACTGTTCGAGGGTCAATCGACTGGTCCCAAGCACAATGATATCAGCTCCTTCAGACAAGTACCTCTTAATATTAAAGAGGACATCTTCAACGTTGTCGTGTTCGTTTAAGAATATTTCACCCGCTATTAACGGAAATCTGCTCGTCAGGGGTTTACCGCCTATGCGGGTTTGAGAGTTCTCGGCCTCTTTTCTCAGCCTGTCAAGTATCTCCTTCTCGCTCATCCTTTTATTTTCTGAAACCAGTTCATCAAGCGGATTTAGAGTAGATAGCTCTCCTCCATTCATTAAGTATTCGATCATAAATGGGATATCGTCGGCATATAGACAACCCTTGTAAACCGGTTTTCCAAGCCTTTTACTCACTTCTGCTAAATCCCCTTTAGTCATTCCGGGGACAATGATGATGTCCGACCAGTCGACATGCTCCTTGTAGCGGGGGAGTTCTCGCAAGAGGTATTCGCTGGTCATCATCGCGGCAACGGGTATCGGTAGCTCGAGAACCTTCATGTCAACCTGAGTAATGTTTTTAACACTCTTGTGTATAAGGGGAGCGGCAACTCTTCCAGTAACTAAGAGTATCTTCAATATTAAACACTCTCAAGAAGTTTCAATATCTCACGGGGATGTTTTATTATTTTGACACCAGGCATCTCTTTCAAATTATCCAGGATCATCTTGTAGTATGCATTGGGCTTTAATGTTATTTCGACGTCGAATTTTATTGCATCAAAGGGACAGTGGTCGAGACACTTGTAACATTTTTTGCATTTAAATGGTTCAACCCTTACTATCCAGTAATCGTCCCTCATTAGGGCTCCAGTTGGGCAGGCATTTGCTGCCACACATTGACTACACTGGGAGCATTTCCTACGATCGACTTTTAAAGGAATCCTGCTTGATGTTTCAAAATAATCAACGGGGAGAATAAACAATTCTATATTGTTTTTCAAAGCGTGGGAGGCTAAATTAGTCACTAAAGAGTCCGATATCCCGTAAATGATTTTGCTCGAAGTATTCAAAGTAGCAGGCGAGATAACCGCAAATCTATAAATATCTGAATAGAGCCTTCCCGTAGAGGGAAAACCAGGGGCTTCTCTGGACTCAAGCACCAGCCCTGTTGGGTATGGCCCCTTTAAATTATCTGCGAGTCTGGCGGTAAGACCATAGTAGTCGAGTAAAGCCTCCCCGGCTTTAGAACAATACACTGTTACAGGGATCTTCAAGTGAAGTAATTCTAGGATGGTTTCAACTGATTCCTCTAAAAAAGGTCCTGCGCCCGTTATACCCCAAGCAACAGCACCCATCAATTATCTTTCCTCTTTAATTTCTTCAATGTATGCGAGGTTATAATCTAACTCTGGGACGTATCTAAGTGATGCCTTGACGACGGCCTTGCCGTACTTTACGACCACATTTACGACCATGTTTCTTGTTTTTAAAGTTGAGTAATTGTAGGGTGAATCAGAGTTCTTGAAATCAATGTTGATTACCACCTTGGCATCCTGCTTAAAAGGCTGTGCTTTAATTGCGTTTTCAATAACTTTTTCGAGAGCCTTAGCATCTTCGGGTGTTTTCACCGGGATACCTGTGAATTGGTGTACAACCATTCCTAGAGCTATTCCGGCTTCAAAAGCCGCCCTTTCCCGATCGCTAACTTCTCTATGGAAGTATTTTCTCGCCGGGTCATAACTCATGAATGCCACCTCCCACATGTAGGAACTGAACTCCTCTTTCTTGAAGGCTCTTCAGTAATAATCTCGCAATTTCCAACTTCCTCTTTTTAACTCTCTTATTGAAAGGAACCAGTTTCCCGGGGCATGAGTGCGGCTCTCCCATTAAATCGAAACCAGCTAAGTAGTTTCTATTAATGCCCAGTGCTAGTGCAACGAAAACTCCTCGATCACCATCTGTGAAGCCTCCGAAATTATAAACATGAGGTCTTGGTTCAACTTGAGTTGAACCTAATAAACGTCCTTTGAACATTGGAACGAATCTTGTAATCCTATCAACATTATCTCCGTGTGCATGTATAATTGTTACTGCGCCATTAAGGGAAGCTCGGAGAATATCAGCAATCAAGCCATCGAGATCTGAGACGATAATATTGGGGATTATGTTATGTTTTAGAAGGATCGTAGTAGCGCCATCAGCAGCTATAAGGAGTTTTCCACTTAGCTCTCCCTTCTCAACGAGATGTTCAATATCTTGCACTAGACTCTCTCCACAACCGAACACTATCGCCTCCTTAACTCCAACGAACATCGTTTTAAGCTCTGCATATTCCATGACGTAAGGATGCGAGCTTAATACGTTGCTTAATAGATCAGTAGCTTCTTGATCCGCCTTGAAGTTTAAGCTCAGATTCTTCATTATAATGTTTTCATATATCTCCATCCACCAGGATTTCTCTACGAGCCAACTCATTTATCTTCACCATAAATGTGCTCAAATTCTTTAACATGTCCTCCTACTCGGCTGACTACTCGGTATTGGTGGATGGTTTCAAAAGACACTACTTCGACAAATACCGTGTCATTTGGATTGAGGATTTTACCGTGTTTTTTAAAAAACATTGTTAAAACTTTTCTCGCAGCATCCTCAGTGAACCTCGGCTCAGAGAATATTTTGTTCACGAAAATTGCTTCCTCCTTCCTAGATAAGAGATTTATTGGCATGTTCACCGTGTTTATCAACAAGTCGAGGAGAGTGAGCG encodes:
- a CDS encoding CaiB/BaiF CoA-transferase family protein, with the translated sequence MLLKGLKILDLSHTLAGPFATMVLADLGAEVIKIESPTGDETRTWAPFVNGESSYYLSINRGKKSVVVNLKDPEGLKIIYELVKKVHVVIENFRPGVAEKLGVDYETLVKLNPNLIYASIKGFKKDSIYEQKPAYDLIIQAMSALMTTTGEEGAPPVRVSFALFDVITGLVAVNYILASLYSNVRPVKLEIPMYDTAIFSMCYVPMMYLTTGRKPRRMGHAHPSMVPYQAFQDSEGKWFIVAAANDRLWINFCKAIGHEELTSDPRFRTNPDRVANRDLLIHLLQEIFSTNTRDYWIKKLEEAGVPAAPVYELDEVFKDPYVSSQGMVFQVKHAKLGSIPQLTSPGYVNGERPVSVKAPPVLGEDTKQVLRELGYSEDEIKKLKENGVVFYP
- a CDS encoding RAD55 family ATPase encodes the protein MIILSSNKIVFNVDILLYVLPEGVKRNSLIIIAGEGGAGKSVLLANIAKSVITEGEPLLYLTLDDDPATIVEQLKSYNTDVETAFREQRFGIIDGFSYLIKGKKGRAHPMVIDEVNPNDIESVVYSLIKNVDSFKMNNTGVLIIDSLNEIMITLDPTRIIEFVKTIRANIAKHRGVATIASLHTSTEDFLSYLLNIEHLVDGIIELGSLKERELGELEISLRQILVRKMKGVPHKAVWTLFTIDKEGVKPVVLKSSKNKF
- a CDS encoding dihydropteroate synthase-like protein, with the translated sequence MKILLVTGRVAAPLIHKSVKNITQVDMKVLELPIPVAAMMTSEYLLRELPRYKEHVDWSDIIIVPGMTKGDLAEVSKRLGKPVYKGCLYADDIPFMIEYLMNGGELSTLNPLDELVSENKRMSEKEILDRLRKEAENSQTRIGGKPLTSRFPLIAGEIFLNEHDNVEDVLFNIKRYLSEGADIIVLGTSRLTLEQLLDVSKSIRKKLDVPLGVDFPRQEEIASLQDGEFDILLSFTPEFLQKSLFKQSFEKTAIVIIPDHNAISADEKVISLKKGLEEGLRQGHKKILLDPVLYPPMKGFVESVYAYIQVKKHFPDVPMLMGVSNYVELIDADSIGVNAVLATIGVEIGVELFLLTEASVKTTNSIREFKTAIEMALLAREKGRYPKDFTLNLLVCKDKRRRGVRPKDVQNAAVASKRVPHTADPAGYFKIYVDHAGKSIIVEHYYHGSMVPSISIIGDDPSLIIGEILQRKLATKPEHFYYLGRELCKAEIALKLGKDYVQDSDLFPDREPI
- a CDS encoding flavoprotein, giving the protein MGAVAWGITGAGPFLEESVETILELLHLKIPVTVYCSKAGEALLDYYGLTARLADNLKGPYPTGLVLESREAPGFPSTGRLYSDIYRFAVISPATLNTSSKIIYGISDSLVTNLASHALKNNIELFILPVDYFETSSRIPLKVDRRKCSQCSQCVAANACPTGALMRDDYWIVRVEPFKCKKCYKCLDHCPFDAIKFDVEITLKPNAYYKMILDNLKEMPGVKIIKHPREILKLLESV
- a CDS encoding dihydroneopterin aldolase family protein, producing the protein MSYDPARKYFHREVSDRERAAFEAGIALGMVVHQFTGIPVKTPEDAKALEKVIENAIKAQPFKQDAKVVINIDFKNSDSPYNYSTLKTRNMVVNVVVKYGKAVVKASLRYVPELDYNLAYIEEIKEER
- a CDS encoding 6-hydroxymethylpterin diphosphokinase MptE-like protein; the encoded protein is MSWLVEKSWWMEIYENIIMKNLSLNFKADQEATDLLSNVLSSHPYVMEYAELKTMFVGVKEAIVFGCGESLVQDIEHLVEKGELSGKLLIAADGATTILLKHNIIPNIIVSDLDGLIADILRASLNGAVTIIHAHGDNVDRITRFVPMFKGRLLGSTQVEPRPHVYNFGGFTDGDRGVFVALALGINRNYLAGFDLMGEPHSCPGKLVPFNKRVKKRKLEIARLLLKSLQERGVQFLHVGGGIHEL